A region from the Prinia subflava isolate CZ2003 ecotype Zambia unplaced genomic scaffold, Cam_Psub_1.2 scaffold_67_NEW, whole genome shotgun sequence genome encodes:
- the LOC134546381 gene encoding acidic leucine-rich nuclear phosphoprotein 32 family member B-like — protein sequence MGNEDGDGDGDEDEDEDEDEDEDEDEDEDEDGDEDEDGDEDEDEDEDEDEDEDEDEDEDEDEDEDGVEDEDEDEDEDEDGDEDEDEDEDGDGDEDVGRWNRGEDEDGMETAARMG from the exons ATGGGAAAcgaggatggggatggggatggggatgaggatgaggatgaggatgaggatgaggatgaggatgaggatgaggatgaggatgaggatggggatgaggatgaggatggggatgaggatgaggatgaggatgaggatgaggatgaggatgaggatgaggatgaggatgaggatgaggatgaggatgaggatggggttgaggatgaggatgaggatgaggatgaggatgaggatggggatgaggatgaggatgaggatgaggatggggatggggatgaggatgtgGGGAG GTGGAATAgaggtgaggatgaggatgggatgGAGACAGCAGCAAGGATGGGATGA